The genomic region CTATTTATAGCCCAAATAAGACACTACTTTCTAAACCATTTTTTGAATGGAATTATGAATagcatatatttttcaaaagggGGACGCctacttttttttttgagaaaaggacaaataggtccctgaccttttgtcctgcgaacattttcgtccctgaccattgaaaaatacttttaagtccctgacctttacaaaatttggacggatcagtccttccgtccaaatgccttcgtcagggactgatccgtctaagttttgtgaaggtcagggactgatccgtccaagttttgtgaaggtcagggacttaaaagtatttttcaatagttAGAGACAAAAATGTCTGTAGGATAAAAGGTCAGGtacctatttatctttttctctttttttaaggggtgctctttaattttttattattcttgtaaacaaaattttttattggagGCACTGCCTCCCCTACTAACTAAGAAGCTTCGCCCCTGCTTGCAAGTTGCATGCATTATTGCAGTAACATTGCTCTCCTCTGGTTACATTCTGGAAATCCATTCACTCACGGATTCATTTGCTGTTGTTGTGATCTGTATCATATCATGGCTGAAACACTTGTTGTTGGAGCTTTAATTTCTGGCTTTGCCAACGTTGTTCTTGACCGGCTCATTTCATCTGAGTTTGTCAACTTGGTGGCGGGCAAGAAGCTGGATCGGAAGCTGGTTGACAGGCTGAAGACTGCTCTCTTGGCTGCCAAAGCTCTGGCTGCTGACGCTGAGCAGAAGCAGTTTGGAAACGAACTCGTCAGGGAATGGCTTCATAGTCTCAGGGATGCTCTCTACACTGCTGATGACTTGCTGGACCGTGTCCTCATCAAAGCTCAAATTCGCAGCAAGGTACGCACTCGGCTTCCTAGCTTAATTAATTTGTCTGATAGGAAGATGGCGACCAAGATAGAAGAGGTGGTTAAAAGAATAGAAGATCTTCAGAAAGTCAAAGATACCCTTGGTCTGAAAGAGATTCCAACGGGTAGCTCCTCATGGAGACCTCCATCCACTTCTCTTGAAAGGGGGATTGTGTACGGCAGGGATGATGACAAACAGGCATTAATCAAGATGCTAAATGACAACAATCATCATAACTTGTCCGTCATCTCTATTGTTGGTATGGGCGGGGTTGGTAAAACTACTTTATCACAATGCCTGTACAACAATACGGATTTGATGAAGGGGTTTGATCTGAAAGCATGGATTTGTGTTTCTGAAAATTTTGATATCGTTGAGACTACAAAGAATCTTATAAAGGAGATCACTTCCGGTGTTTGTTGTCTTGACGGCTTTAATTTACTTCAACAAGATTTGAAGGAAAAATTGTCAGAAAAGAAGTTCTTCGTTGTTTTGGACGATATTTGGAGTAATGATGGTGACAAGTGGAAAAGTTTTATTACTCCTTTTCAGCATGGGAGGAAAGGAAGTACTGTTCTTCTAACTACTCGCAAGGAAAATGTTGGTCCAATAGTCCAAAATTATAACTCTTACTTTCTCAATGGTCTGTCAGATGATTATTGCTGGTCTATTTTTGCGGACAATTCATCCTTTCCTGAATCAAATGGGAGTTCAGAACTTGAAGAAATAGGCAAAATGATTGTCAAGAAGTGTGATGGCTTGCCCTTAGCTGCAGAAACACTTGGACGCTTGTTGCGCTCAAAGCATGATGTTGAAGAATGGAATAAAATACTATCAAGTGACATTTGGGAATTTCCTGTGACAGACAGTAAGATTCTTCCAGCATTGTTAATAAGTTACTATCATCTGCCTGCCTATTTAAAACGATGCTTTGTTTATTGTTCATTGTATCCCAAAGACCATAAATTTGATAAAGATGAATTAATCTTGCTATGGATGGCTGAAGATCTTTTACGAGCACCAAAGAGGAGAGAGACTTTGGAAGAAGTTGGTCGTGAATGTTTTGATGACTTGGCTTCAAGACTATTTTTCAAGCAGGTCGAATATAGTGAGAAGTATTttgtgatgcatgatctcatgcatGACCTGGCAACTTTTCTTGCTGGAGAATTTTATTGCAGATTATCAGAAGAACTTGGTGAAAAGGAAGAGATGAGGATTCTGACTCGTCATTTGTCATGCGATTATCCAATCTTTGAAAAACTCTGTTCCTCTAAAAGTATAGAATCTTTGAGGACATTCTTGTTTATCAATAATGCTCAATTTCATGTTAGGAAAGAAAGCACAAGGTTAACATGTGACATATTGTCAAAGAATAAATACTTGAGAGTTTTATCCTTTGATGAACTTTGTGTATTTCCTGATTCAATGGGCAAACTGATCCACTTGCGCTATTTGAATCTCTCTCAGACTGAGATTAAGACATTGCCAGAGTCACTGTGCAAGTTGTGTAATCTACAAACATTAAAGCTAAGATATTGTTCAAAGTTGAGGATGCTACCCAATGGCATGTACAATCTTGTGAATTTGCGGCATCTTGATATATGGGGTACTCATCTAAAAGAAATGCCAAAGGGAATGAGCAAATTGAACCAGTTGCACATTTTAAGCAACTATATCGTAGGCAAGAACGAAGATAGTGGAATCCAAGAGTTAGGAGGGCTTCCAAATCTTCATGGATCATTTGGGATTCAGAAATTGGAGAATGTTATTTATGTCAATCAGGCAAGGAGTGCAAAGATAAGAGATAAGAAGCACATTGACGAATTATGGTTGGAATGGTCTTCAAGTGATGACATGGTTTCTGACACACAAACTGAAAGAGATATACTGGATAACTTGCaaccgcacaatggcttgaaagagTTGACAATATGGGGATACAGGGGTACAACATTTCCAAATTGGGTGGGGCATTGTTCATACCAAAATATGACTAGTGTATCTCTAGAGTCTTGCAACAATTGCTACTTGCTGCCTTCACTTGGACAGCTGCCATCTCTTCAGTCCCTTCGCATTGATGATTTCGGACAGCTCAAGAGTGTTGGCATGGAGTTTTACAAGAATGAAGGCTATCAACATTCTTCGCCTATTGCACTATTTCCCTCATTGCAGCTTTTGGAGTTTGATAACATGCCATTTTGGGAGGAGTGGTGCTTACCTGACTCAGAAGCTTTTCCTCAGCTTAAGAGCCTTCAAATAAACAATTGTCCAATGTTAAAGGGAGATATGCTTAATAGTGTGCTAATGAGAATCGTTTCTTCCTCATCGGATTTTTCGAAAGTGCGCAAACTAGAAATACAAGAAGGTCATCAAGGATGGGGTAAAGAGATGACACTTGGTGGAGATAGTTTATCATTTAGTGAATGTGAATCTGTGTTGGAGTATGCAATGGTCATCAACCATCTAACTTCCCTCCAGGAAATACACATCTCAGGGTGTTTATCTGCTATATCCTTTCCAGGAAATTGTTTACCCAAATCATTGCAA from Arachis ipaensis cultivar K30076 chromosome B02, Araip1.1, whole genome shotgun sequence harbors:
- the LOC107622640 gene encoding putative disease resistance protein At3g14460 isoform X1 — translated: MHYCSNIALLWLHSGNPFTHGFICCCCDLYHIMAETLVVGALISGFANVVLDRLISSEFVNLVAGKKLDRKLVDRLKTALLAAKALAADAEQKQFGNELVREWLHSLRDALYTADDLLDRVLIKAQIRSKVRTRLPSLINLSDRKMATKIEEVVKRIEDLQKVKDTLGLKEIPTGSSSWRPPSTSLERGIVYGRDDDKQALIKMLNDNNHHNLSVISIVGMGGVGKTTLSQCLYNNTDLMKGFDLKAWICVSENFDIVETTKNLIKEITSGVCCLDGFNLLQQDLKEKLSEKKFFVVLDDIWSNDGDKWKSFITPFQHGRKGSTVLLTTRKENVGPIVQNYNSYFLNGLSDDYCWSIFADNSSFPESNGSSELEEIGKMIVKKCDGLPLAAETLGRLLRSKHDVEEWNKILSSDIWEFPVTDSKILPALLISYYHLPAYLKRCFVYCSLYPKDHKFDKDELILLWMAEDLLRAPKRRETLEEVGRECFDDLASRLFFKQVEYSEKYFVMHDLMHDLATFLAGEFYCRLSEELGEKEEMRILTRHLSCDYPIFEKLCSSKSIESLRTFLFINNAQFHVRKESTRLTCDILSKNKYLRVLSFDELCVFPDSMGKLIHLRYLNLSQTEIKTLPESLCKLCNLQTLKLRYCSKLRMLPNGMYNLVNLRHLDIWGTHLKEMPKGMSKLNQLHILSNYIVGKNEDSGIQELGGLPNLHGSFGIQKLENVIYVNQARSAKIRDKKHIDELWLEWSSSDDMVSDTQTERDILDNLQPHNGLKELTIWGYRGTTFPNWVGHCSYQNMTSVSLESCNNCYLLPSLGQLPSLQSLRIDDFGQLKSVGMEFYKNEGYQHSSPIALFPSLQLLEFDNMPFWEEWCLPDSEAFPQLKSLQINNCPMLKGDMLNSVLMRIVSSSSDFSKVRKLEIQEGHQGWGKEMTLGGDSLSFSECESVLEYAMVINHLTSLQEIHISGCLSAISFPGNCLPKSLQKLTILNCSKLEFPQQQQQKYDLVELRIEHSCDSLTSLSLDAFPNLKNLEIRGCSNLESVSMSGSPHAALQHLTISKCLKLVASPGEGLAAPNLTHLDVSWCSKLEALPLDMNSLLPSLQSLDIRACPNICRLPEGGLLPKLRSLTVGGCEQQLRSLSWMSNLDTLTHLTIDGSNCESIKSFQEVGSLPQLNTLCLFHFPNLETLECNELLCLTSLQQLHISFCEKLENMAGEKLPCSLLLLQIKECRLLGEHCKKKHQQIWQKISHIPTIQVNGNQIF
- the LOC107622640 gene encoding putative disease resistance protein At3g14460 isoform X2 — its product is MHYCSNIALLWLHSGNPFTHGFICCCCDLYHIMAETLVVGALISGFANVVLDRLISSEFVNLVAGKKLDRKLVDRLKTALLAAKALAADAEQKQFGNELVREWLHSLRDALYTADDLLDRVLIKAQIRSKVRTRLPSLINLSDRKMATKIEEVVKRIEDLQKVKDTLGLKEIPTGSSSWRPPSTSLERGIVYGRDDDKQALIKMLNDNNHHNLSVISIVGMGGVGKTTLSQCLYNNTDLMKGFDLKAWICVSENFDIVETTKNLIKEITSGVCCLDGFNLLQQDLKEKLSEKKFFVVLDDIWSNDGDKWKSFITPFQHGRKGSTVLLTTRKENVGPIVQNYNSYFLNGLSDDYCWSIFADNSSFPESNGSSELEEIGKMIVKKCDGLPLAAETLGRLLRSKHDVEEWNKILSSDIWEFPVTDSKILPALLISYYHLPAYLKRCFVYCSLYPKDHKFDKDELILLWMAEDLLRAPKRRETLEEVGRECFDDLASRLFFKQVEYSEKYFVMHDLMHDLATFLAGEFYCRLSEELGEKEEMRILTRHLSCDYPIFEKLCSSKSIESLRTFLFINNAQFHVRKESTRLTCDILSKNKYLRVLSFDELCVFPDSMGKLIHLRYLNLSQTEIKTLPESLCKLCNLQTLKLRYCSKLRMLPNGMYNLVNLRHLDIWGTHLKEMPKGMSKLNQLHILSNYIVGKNEDSGIQELGGLPNLHGSFGIQKLENVIYVNQARSAKIRDKKHIDELWLEWSSSDDMVSDTQTERDILDNLQPHNGLKELTIWGYRGTTFPNWVGHCSYQNMTSVSLESCNNCYLLPSLGQLPSLQSLRIDDFGQLKSVGMEFYKNEGYQHSSPIALFPSLQLLEFDNMPFWEEWCLPDSEAFPQLKSLQINNCPMLKGDMLNSVLMRIVSSSSDFSKVRKLEIQEGHQGWGKEMTLGGDSLSFSECESVLEYAMVINHLTSLQEIHISGCLSAISFPGNCLPKSLQKLTILNCSKLEFPQQQQQKYDLVELRIEHSCDSLTSLSLDAFPNLKNLEIRGCSNLESVSMLVASPGEGLAAPNLTHLDVSWCSKLEALPLDMNSLLPSLQSLDIRACPNICRLPEGGLLPKLRSLTVGGCEQQLRSLSWMSNLDTLTHLTIDGSNCESIKSFQEVGSLPQLNTLCLFHFPNLETLECNELLCLTSLQQLHISFCEKLENMAGEKLPCSLLLLQIKECRLLGEHCKKKHQQIWQKISHIPTIQVNGNQIF